DNA sequence from the Thiosulfativibrio zosterae genome:
GGGCAAATAATCAGAAATTCTTCACCACCCCAACGACCGATAATATCAACTTCTCGGCTATGAGTTTGTAAGGTATTTGCAATGGCTTTCAAAACATCATCACCAAATTGGTGACCATATTGATCATTTACTTTTTTAAAAAAATCAATGTCCAGCAAAATAACCCCAAAAGTCTTTTGAGTTCGCTTAAATCTCATGTGCTCTTTTTCAAGAGTTTCATCGGTTTTCAATCGATTATAAAGGCCTGTTAAGCGATCCGTTATCGACAAAACTTCTAATTGTTTATTGAGCGAATTGAGTTTTCTAATCCACCAAAACAGTAACGCAAAAATTAAAAAAGAACCGATCAAAATTTGCAAAACTAAATAGATGTCAAAGCTTTTTTCAATTTTCACATTAATATAATTATTAACAATAGAATCGCGTTCTTGGAGGGTAATCGTTGCAATACCCTTATCTAAAATAGATTTTAAAATTGGCTGGTTTTTTAAAACCCCCATTCTAAGATGATTGGTATATTCAGGTACTTGCCCCGCAATTTTTAAGTTAAACCAACCTTCATTACGTATCGTGTAGGCAGCAATTATCAAAGACCGAATCGTTAAATCGGCTTTGCGTTGATCAATTAATCGGAAAGACTCTCTTTCATCTTCTGTGGTGATCATTTTCAGATTTGGATAATCATTTTGAATTCGCTCTTCAATCATGGTATCTCTAGGGACAGCAATTTTATGGTTACTAAGGCTATTGAGGTTTGCCACAAAACCATGTTCTTCGCGGGTAATAATGACATTGGGGTCAGACATCAAAGGTTGTGTAAAAACTAACCATTCTTCGCGTTCCGGC
Encoded proteins:
- a CDS encoding diguanylate cyclase, which encodes MLKIILLVLINFFVSPSFAEENSPSNIQFTQQEKDYIASHPSIYVCTDPDWYPFEAIDQQGNFYGISADLIAILSHRIGINISRYPTKTWAQSIKASKDGLCETMSFLNQTPEREEWLVFTQPLMSDPNVIITREEHGFVANLNSLSNHKIAVPRDTMIEERIQNDYPNLKMITTEDERESFRLIDQRKADLTIRSLIIAAYTIRNEGWFNLKIAGQVPEYTNHLRMGVLKNQPILKSILDKGIATITLQERDSIVNNYINVKIEKSFDIYLVLQILIGSFLIFALLFWWIRKLNSLNKQLEVLSITDRLTGLYNRLKTDETLEKEHMRFKRTQKTFGVILLDIDFFKKVNDQYGHQFGDDVLKAIANTLQTHSREVDIIGRWGGEEFLIICPETELEGLFTYAEKLRVVVEDLHFANDYQTTASFGIACCQNNEEVHQLIERADRALYLAKKQGRNQVVSG